GCATTGACTGGCAAACCTCACGCAAAGCGTCGATATCGATGTCTGCCGCAACCACGGTCAAGCCCTCGCCGGCCAACACGGTGGCTACCGCCTGGCCGATGCCGCGCGCGGCACCACTTACCAGTGCAACGCCGGGGCGCGAACCGAATCCGGCGCTAGGTGACGACTGTCTTGCCGGTTTCATGATTCGGCCGTGGGAACCGGCGTAAGATGATCCACCGTCGTTGTCGATGCCCCCTGCGACGCGCCGAAGCGGTGTAAGCCGGCCAGCAAGCACAAGCTCACGCAGGTGACACCTGCCGCCAGCCAGCCGACGCGTTCAAAATGCTGCAATACGGCACCATCCCCGCCGGTCATCAAGCCCGCGCACCAGGCTGCTAAACCGGATGCGGCCTCGGTGCTCGCGGTATTGACGGCCATGTAGCGGCCCCGCAACGGTGGCGGCACTCTGCCAATCAGCCAAACCGAGGCCGGAATAGCCCGAGTGGAGGTTAAAGCCATAAACAACACAAACACCAGCGTCGTTTGCCATAACGGCCCCGGTTGTAACTGAGTCAACCACAGATACGGAATGATGCTGGCGACCATCAATACAGCCAGAATCCCGGCGGCACCGAAACGATCCACCGCACGGCCAATAGCGCGCGCCACAACGAAAGTCGCCAATCCGGCGCAAAGATAAATCCAGGACAAATCACGTAAATCAACACCCAATGTGCCGTTCAAATGCGCGCCCAGATAAGGCACGATCAGAAAACCGGCAAAAACGATGCAAAAGCTCAACACCCAACCCAAGGCCAGTGCCGGCGAACGCAAACTCCCGCGCCCGGCACCGACACTAACTGGTGACAGGGGTAAGGCCCGGTACAGTCTTAGCCACCACAAGGCAGACAGTGCCGCAACCACTAAAAAAGGAATTCTCCAGCCGCCCAACGCCGCCAATCCCAAGCCCGAGGGTACACCGATCACGGCACACACACCGAAGGCTGACATAATGGTACCGATGGCCTGGCCGCGGCGCTCGGGCTCGATGTGGTCGGCTATCATCGCCATCATGGTTGCGTTCATCAACCCGGCGCAAGCGCCCGCCAACGCCCGCGCGATCAGCAATTCGCCGAATTGCCCCGCAAGACCGCAAGCCAGCGTGGCGACCACAAATCCGGCGTACAAGGCCAACAAGGTGCGCTTGCGGTCGCCGCGATCAATCCATCGACCACCGAGCAGACTGGTCAGCGCCGAGGCCAGCGTATAGACACCAACCAGGGATCCGAAGCGCGCCGGACCCATGTCGAAATCGCGCATCAGCGCCGCGCCCAGCGGCATCAGCACCATATAATCAAGTAAAAGGGTGAATTGAAGTACCGCAAACAACAGCACTAAACGACGCTCCGCTAGGCTAGCCGACGCTTCGGCGGACGGGCCGACCGAAGCCATGCTCACAGGCAAAGGCTGCGCTTGCGGCAACGGCAAATCGGCTGGTCTTACCGGCACGACGACAGGTGTACCGTCGGGTGCGGTCAGGATATGGCTATCGATGCCGTAAAGCTGCCGCAATAAAACCGGATTCAATACATCCACCGGGGAACCGCAGGCCGCTAGTCGGCCGTTATCCAAGGCCACCAACCAATCCGCATGGCGCGCGGCAACCAGGTCGTGCATTACCACAACCACGGTGCGACCGGCATCCGCCAACGCCCGCAACAAGGCGATCAATTCCAGCTGGTGCCCGGGATCAAGCATGCTGCCGGGTTCGTCCAGCAGCAGGACCGGCGTGGACTGGGTCAGCATCATCGCTATCCACGCGCGTTGCCGCTGCCCGCCGGAAAGTTTGTCCAACGGCTGTCCAGCCAATTCCGTCAGGTCGGTAAGACGCAAGGCCTCGCATCGAGCGGCCTCGTCTTCTGCTGACCAGCTCGCCATCCAATGCCGATGGGGGTGGCGTGCCAGCGCCAGCAAATCGTTTACCCTCAGTCCAACCGGTGCTTGCGGAAACTGCGGTAAAAAACCCACGCTACGCGCCAAGTCGGCGTTCGAGAATAGTCGCAAATCGTCTTCGCCCAGCTGAATACATCCTGAATCGGCTTGATGCAGACGAGCCAGGCAACGCAGCAAGGTGCTCTTGCCGCAGCCATTGCCGCCGACAATGGCGGTCACCCGTCCGGCCGGAATTTGCAGACTGAGGTCGCGCAATACGGGTTCCGCACCATAGCCGGCGATTACTTGGTCAACCCGAAACTCCAACATTACCCGGCTCCATAAGCTTTCGGCCGCATCAGCAACCACAATAAAAAAGGACCACCCAAAAAACCGGATACCACGCCGACGGGAACTTCGACCGGCGCGGCCGCTATGCGCCCGAGCAAGTCTGCACCCGTGACCAGTACCGCGCCGATACTGGCGGAACACCATACCGGTATGCCGCCGTCCGGCGACAATCGCTGTGCCAGCATCGGCGCGGCGAGCGCGACGAAGCCAATAGGGCCGCCGACGCCCACCGCGACACCCGCCAGCGCGGCGGCCAGCATCAGCACGGTAAAGCGCAGCTGACCTAAATTGACCCCCAAACCGCGAATACTGTCGTCGTGCAGACATAACAACGCCAAAGCGCGGGAAATGACCCAACAGACTGTCAGCAAGATGCCGAGCAGCGCCGCAGCCACCGTGACCACAGGCCAGGCGCGTCCGGCTAAACTACCCACACTAAACGCATACAGACCGGTGGCATGGAAGATGGGCAATGTCGCCAAGGCAATGTCAAAGCCGGCGCGCAGTAAACTGGCAATGCCCAGCCCGACCACGAGGACCCGGTAACCCCGCGTACCCACGCCGCCGGCGGCCAGCAAGGTGAATACAGCGGTTATCAGCGCACCCGCCACCGCACACCACCACGGGCCCAACAAACCGGACGGATTTAGAATCAAACTCAGGGCCAACGCCAGTAACGCACCGTCGTTGATTCCCAAAACATCGGGACTGGCCAAGCGATTGCGCGTCAAGTTTTGCAATAGGGCGCCGGCGGCGCCGAGCCCGATGCCAACCACGAGTGCCGCACATAAGCGCGGCAAGCGAAATTGCGTCACCAGCGTGAACAGCCAGTCGGACCCAGGGCCAAACAAGCCGGCATACACTTGCGATGCCGACAAGCGTGG
The window above is part of the Methylomonas sp. ZR1 genome. Proteins encoded here:
- a CDS encoding MFS transporter, translated to MLEFRVDQVIAGYGAEPVLRDLSLQIPAGRVTAIVGGNGCGKSTLLRCLARLHQADSGCIQLGEDDLRLFSNADLARSVGFLPQFPQAPVGLRVNDLLALARHPHRHWMASWSAEDEAARCEALRLTDLTELAGQPLDKLSGGQRQRAWIAMMLTQSTPVLLLDEPGSMLDPGHQLELIALLRALADAGRTVVVVMHDLVAARHADWLVALDNGRLAACGSPVDVLNPVLLRQLYGIDSHILTAPDGTPVVVPVRPADLPLPQAQPLPVSMASVGPSAEASASLAERRLVLLFAVLQFTLLLDYMVLMPLGAALMRDFDMGPARFGSLVGVYTLASALTSLLGGRWIDRGDRKRTLLALYAGFVVATLACGLAGQFGELLIARALAGACAGLMNATMMAMIADHIEPERRGQAIGTIMSAFGVCAVIGVPSGLGLAALGGWRIPFLVVAALSALWWLRLYRALPLSPVSVGAGRGSLRSPALALGWVLSFCIVFAGFLIVPYLGAHLNGTLGVDLRDLSWIYLCAGLATFVVARAIGRAVDRFGAAGILAVLMVASIIPYLWLTQLQPGPLWQTTLVFVLFMALTSTRAIPASVWLIGRVPPPLRGRYMAVNTASTEAASGLAAWCAGLMTGGDGAVLQHFERVGWLAAGVTCVSLCLLAGLHRFGASQGASTTTVDHLTPVPTAES
- a CDS encoding iron chelate uptake ABC transporter family permease subunit, yielding MTKAVRRLAPIPLLLVLAYAALVAGTPRLSASQVYAGLFGPGSDWLFTLVTQFRLPRLCAALVVGIGLGAAGALLQNLTRNRLASPDVLGINDGALLALALSLILNPSGLLGPWWCAVAGALITAVFTLLAAGGVGTRGYRVLVVGLGIASLLRAGFDIALATLPIFHATGLYAFSVGSLAGRAWPVVTVAAALLGILLTVCWVISRALALLCLHDDSIRGLGVNLGQLRFTVLMLAAALAGVAVGVGGPIGFVALAAPMLAQRLSPDGGIPVWCSASIGAVLVTGADLLGRIAAAPVEVPVGVVSGFLGGPFLLWLLMRPKAYGAG